Proteins co-encoded in one Euleptes europaea isolate rEulEur1 chromosome 1, rEulEur1.hap1, whole genome shotgun sequence genomic window:
- the MST1 gene encoding hepatocyte growth factor-like protein, translating to MSYSWCICLVVLVLLERAMQETAALLLVLACTLSTGQHSPLNDFQRLKATELVFASLQKEEKPLSVEECARLCTPILHCRAFNYNWQSHSCQLLPMTQHSPQAQLQRNVHYDLFQKKDYVRNCVVGDGSSYRGTQSVTENGETCQRWRLTFPHDHRFPPSSLNGLEENYCRNPDKDQHGPWCYTINDSIRFQSCGIKKCEDAVCMSCNGEDYQGFVDHTESGKECQRWDLQFPHKHPYQPNKYPDKDLSDNYCRNPDSSERPWCYTTDPATEREYCHIRKCTEKRPRFATSTSCFRLKGEDYRGKANTTSTGIPCQRWDSQTPHQHNFLPEKYECKDLKENYCRNPDGSEAPWCFTTLPNMRVAFCFQIKRCADDVKTEDCYYGNGEEYQGTVSKTRKGITCQRWSEQSPHKPQVFPTMFPTVRLEENYCRNPDNDSHGPWCYTMDPRTQFDYCAIEPCAGDKKPSILLNPDNVAFDHCGRRDDRLYSKRSRIVGGRIGNSPWTVSIRNREGIHFCGGSLVKEQWVISTRQCFSSCDADLSGYEVWLGTLFKNPGPNDPDKQAIPIQKIVCGPSESFLVMLKLERPAILNPRVALICLPPERYIVPENTKCEIAGWGDTRGTGNENLLHVAELPIMSNQACKVALRGRMKESELCTQPLLIGVGACEGDFGGPLACLAHDCWVLEGVITPSRVCARKDLPAVFTRVSLYVDWINKVMKLS from the exons GTCAGCATTCCCCTCTCAATGACTTCCAGAGGCTAAAAGCTACTGAGCTGGTTTTTGCGTCCCTCCAGAAAGAGGAGAAGCCTCTTTCTGTAGAGGAGTGTGCAAGGCTGTGCACACCTATCCTACACTGCAG AGCCTTTAATTACAACTGGCAGAGCCACAGCTGCCAGCTGCTCCCTATGACCCAGCATTCACCACAAGCCCAGTTGCAGAGGAATGTCCACTATGACCTCTTCCAGAAGAAAG ATTATGTGAGGAACTGCGTGGTGGGAGACGGGTCAAGCTACAGAGGGACCCAGTCAGTGACAGAAAATGGAGAAACCTGCCAGCGCTGGCGGTTGACATTTCCTCATGATCATAG GTTTCCTCCATCGTCACTCAATGGGTTGGAAGAAAATTACTGTCGGAATCCAGATAAAGATCAGCATGGTCCCTGGTGCTACACAATTAATGATAGCATTCGGTTTCAAAGTTGTGGCATCAAGAAATGTGAAGACG CTGTATGCATGTCGTGTAATGGTGAAGACTATCAGGGCTTTGTGGATCACACTGAGTCTGGCAAGGAGTGTCAGCGCTGGGACCTGCAGTTTCCTCACAAGCATCCATATCAGCCAAATAA ATACCCTGATAAAGATCTGTCTGACAATTACTGCCGTAATCCTGACAGTTCTGAGCGTCCTTGGTGTTACACGACAGATCCTGCCACAGAGCGGGAATACTGTCACATTCGGAAATGCA CAGAGAAACGCCCGCGCTTTGCTACTTCAACCAGCTGCTTCAGGCTGAAAGGAGAAGACTATCGAGGCAAGGCAAACACCACTTCAACAGGCATCCCTTGCCAACGCTGGGACTCGCAGACGCCCCACCAGCACAATTTCCTGCCTGAGAAATATGAGTGCAA AGACCTGAAAGAGAATTACTGCCGGAACCCAGATGGCTCAGAGGCCCCCTGGTGCTTCACTACCCTTCCCAACATGCGGGTGGCTTTTTGCTTCCAGATTAAACGCTGTGCAGATGATGTGAAAACGGAAG ATTGTTACTATGGAAATGGAGAAGAATATCAAGGCACCGTCAGTAAGACTCGGAAGGGAATCACATGTCAGAGGTGGTCAGAGCAATCGCCTCACAAACCCCA GGTCTTCCCTACCATGTTCCCCACTGTGCGTCTTGAAGAAAACTATTGCCGCAACCCTGACAATGACAGCCATGGACCCTGGTGCTACACAATGGACCCCAGAACCCAGTTTGATTACTGTGCCATTGAGCCATGTG CTGGTGACAAGAAGCCCTCCATCTTGCTGAACCCAG ACAATGTAGCCTTTGACCATTGTGGCAGGCGGGATGACCGCTTGTACAGCAAACGGAGTCGTATTGTAGGGGGACGCATTGGAAACTCACCCTGGACTGTCAGCATCCGCAATCG GGAAGGAATCCATTTCTGTGGAGGGTCACTGGTGAAAGAGCAGTGGGTTATCAGCACACGCCAGTGTTTCTCCTCTTG TGATGCTGACTTATCAGGTTATGAAGTCTGGCTTGGTACTCTCTTTAAGAACCCTGGTCCTAATGACCCTGACAAACAGGCCATACCCATCCAAAAGATTGTCTGTGGACCCTCTGAATCTTTTCTGGTGATGCTGAAATTAGAGAG ACCAGCCATTCTGAATCCACGTGTGGCACTGATCTGTCTTCCACCCGAACGGTACATCGTGCCTGAGAATACCAAGTGTGAGATTGCAGGATGGGGTGACACCAGAG GGACTGGTAATGAAAATTTGCTCCACGTGGCTGAGTTACCCATCATGAGCAATCAAGCCTGCAAAGTGGCACTTCGGGGCCGCATGAAGGAGAGCGAATTGTGTACACAACCTCTGCTGATAGGTGTGGGGGCCTGCGAG GGTGACTTTGGAGGCCCCTTGGCCTGCCTGGCTCATGACTGCTGGGTGCTGGAAGGAGTGATCACCCCATCTCGCGTATGTGCCCGCAAAGATCTGCCTGCTGTCTTCACCCGTGTCTCCCTCTATGTTGATTGGATCAACAAAGTGATGAAGTTGAGCTGA